The Saxibacter everestensis genome has a window encoding:
- a CDS encoding GntR family transcriptional regulator gives MEQDSTAEQRSLLADQTYETLKLAVLRNELPPGTSLSVPELARQLKVSRSPVREAVLRLIHDGLATQAMYRGAEVSRVDVEDLRQLYVVREALEGVAARLATEHLDSSHLEVLKEIVADHEVVVQAGADNAAHIELDMRFHREIRDLAGNPHLSFALEPIVGRSHIALHSLWRSPEAPRLALDEHRLILDAMIAGDADAAEAAAQRHVARLRVRLARAVPAGTEPVKHRLRPQLSHLA, from the coding sequence TTGGAACAGGACAGCACAGCGGAGCAACGGAGCCTGCTGGCCGACCAGACGTATGAGACCCTCAAACTCGCCGTACTGCGCAACGAACTGCCGCCCGGCACATCACTGAGCGTCCCCGAGCTCGCCCGGCAGCTCAAGGTCAGCCGCAGCCCGGTGCGCGAGGCCGTGCTACGACTGATCCACGACGGCCTGGCGACCCAGGCGATGTACCGCGGTGCGGAGGTCAGCCGGGTCGATGTCGAGGACCTCCGTCAGCTCTACGTCGTGCGCGAGGCCCTCGAGGGCGTCGCGGCCCGGTTGGCAACCGAGCACCTGGACAGCTCCCACCTCGAGGTATTGAAGGAGATTGTCGCCGACCACGAGGTCGTCGTCCAGGCCGGGGCCGACAACGCCGCGCACATCGAGCTCGACATGCGGTTCCACCGCGAGATCCGCGACCTCGCAGGGAATCCGCACCTCTCATTCGCTTTGGAGCCGATCGTCGGCCGTTCCCATATCGCCCTGCACTCACTGTGGCGCAGCCCGGAAGCGCCCCGCCTCGCACTCGATGAGCACCGACTCATTCTGGACGCGATGATCGCCGGCGACGCTGACGCGGCCGAAGCCGCCGCCCAGCGCCACGTCGCTCGCCTGCGGGTCCGCCTTGCCCGGGCTGTTCCGGCAGGGACGGAGCCGGTGAAACACCGACTCCGCCCCCAGCTGTCACACCTGGCCTGA
- a CDS encoding UbiX family flavin prenyltransferase encodes MRPRDRLVVGISGASAPHLAVHLLESLRRLGTVETHLVISKAANRTIELETGLPIEDVRALADHVHRRDDIAASIASGSFPVLGMVVVPCSMRTVAAIAHGYADGLLPRAADVCLKERRPLVLVARETPLSLIHLRNLVTVTEAGATVLPPMPAFYHAPQTIDDLLGHLSGKILDQFGIDHDLYPRWQGPPAAHLLHSEETA; translated from the coding sequence ATGCGACCCCGGGACCGCCTCGTTGTGGGCATAAGCGGCGCCAGCGCCCCCCATCTCGCCGTTCACCTGCTTGAATCGCTGCGTCGGCTCGGCACCGTCGAGACACACCTCGTGATCTCCAAGGCCGCGAACCGCACGATCGAACTAGAGACAGGCCTGCCGATCGAGGACGTGCGGGCGCTTGCGGATCACGTCCATCGTCGTGACGATATTGCGGCAAGTATCGCCTCCGGTTCGTTCCCGGTGCTGGGGATGGTGGTCGTTCCGTGCTCCATGCGGACTGTCGCCGCTATTGCCCACGGCTACGCCGATGGTCTGCTCCCCCGGGCTGCCGACGTATGTCTCAAGGAACGCCGGCCGCTGGTCCTGGTGGCCAGGGAAACTCCGCTCAGCCTGATCCACCTTCGCAACCTGGTCACGGTGACGGAGGCCGGGGCGACGGTGCTCCCCCCCATGCCCGCCTTCTATCACGCCCCGCAGACGATCGATGATCTGCTCGGCCACCTCTCGGGCAAGATCCTCGATCAGTTCGGGATCGATCACGACCTCTACCCGCGCTGGCAGGGGCCGCCTGCCGCACACCTACTGCACTCGGAGGAGACGGCATGA
- a CDS encoding FAD binding domain-containing protein, with amino-acid sequence MKFLQPHSWSEALAAKSAHPDAVPIMGGTDIMVELNFDRRRPAALLDLSRIPDLADWTACDGRIRFGAGVTYRRLIDELGDRLPGLAMAARTIGSPQIRNRGTVAGNLGGASPAGDSHPALLAAGAEVVIASSRGRRVVPVCDFYLGVKRNVLEADELIEAVEIAEATGPQQFCKIGTRNAMVIAVSSFGLALHPVDRAVGTGIGSSAVTPRRAYAAEQFLADALEASGLWQSRAQLPDALTTEFGRRVSGAASPIDDVRGTANYRLHSLSVMARRSLTWAWHDYQKAA; translated from the coding sequence ATGAAGTTTCTGCAACCGCACAGCTGGTCTGAGGCGCTCGCGGCGAAGTCAGCCCACCCCGATGCCGTGCCCATCATGGGCGGCACAGACATCATGGTCGAGCTGAACTTCGATAGGCGACGTCCGGCCGCCCTGCTCGACCTGTCCCGCATCCCAGACCTTGCCGATTGGACCGCCTGCGATGGCCGGATCCGGTTCGGGGCCGGCGTCACCTATCGTCGGCTGATCGACGAGCTGGGCGATCGGCTTCCCGGGCTCGCGATGGCCGCCCGAACGATCGGATCACCGCAAATCCGGAATCGGGGCACCGTGGCGGGAAATCTCGGGGGTGCCTCCCCCGCGGGGGACTCCCATCCCGCGCTGCTGGCCGCCGGCGCCGAGGTGGTGATTGCCTCGTCCAGGGGTAGACGGGTGGTACCCGTGTGCGACTTCTACCTCGGCGTCAAGCGGAATGTGCTCGAAGCAGACGAGCTGATCGAGGCCGTGGAGATTGCCGAGGCGACCGGACCGCAACAGTTCTGCAAGATCGGAACCCGTAACGCGATGGTGATCGCCGTGAGTTCGTTCGGGCTCGCGCTGCATCCGGTGGATCGGGCCGTTGGCACCGGGATCGGCTCTTCTGCCGTGACCCCGCGCCGCGCGTATGCGGCCGAGCAGTTCCTCGCCGACGCACTCGAAGCGAGCGGGCTGTGGCAGTCCAGGGCTCAGCTTCCGGACGCGCTGACCACCGAATTCGGGCGCCGAGTGAGCGGAGCGGCATCGCCTATCGACGACGTCCGTGGCACCGCGAACTACCGCCTGCACTCGTTGTCCGTCATGGCCCGCAGGTCCCTCACGTGGGCCTGGCACGACTATCAGAAAGCAGCGTGA
- a CDS encoding nucleobase:cation symporter-2 family protein has protein sequence MTFLSFRKKRNKSATAGDIPIKDAVDTAPRLLHMIPLGLQHVLVAYSGMITTSLLIGVGVGLSTEQIAVLVSANVLVCGIATVLQTLGLFNIGVRLPIVMGSTFTAISPAIVIGNDAGLPAVFGATLVAGALTWLVAPWFSKLMRFFPPIVTGTIIAIIGFSILPSTANLIAGPDPAAADYGSATGLLLALFTIVLVIGLERFAPPAVGRFAILIALGVGTLVAIPLGLTDFSGVKDADLVGFVRPFEFGLPTFPIAAIIPMLIVQLVNMVESVGDTLAIGQIVNRKIGPNEVARALRADGAGTVLAGVFGSPSIVTFGNNVGLVTITKVMSRFVVATAGIFLIIISLLPKLGTFVASLPGPVLGGVGVVMLGTVGAIGIKIIGQADLTDGRNLLIVAVSFGFGLLPVGAPQLYQHLPGALNIVLTSGIAAGGIAAFLLNLLLNVRRGRDVNG, from the coding sequence ATGACCTTCCTCTCATTCCGAAAGAAGCGAAACAAGTCCGCGACCGCCGGCGACATCCCGATCAAGGATGCCGTCGATACCGCCCCACGCCTGCTGCACATGATCCCGCTGGGGTTGCAGCACGTACTCGTGGCCTACTCCGGCATGATCACGACGAGCCTGTTGATCGGCGTCGGGGTCGGGCTGTCCACCGAGCAGATCGCCGTCCTGGTCAGCGCGAACGTGCTGGTCTGCGGGATTGCGACGGTCCTGCAGACTCTGGGACTATTCAACATCGGGGTGCGACTCCCGATCGTGATGGGCTCCACGTTCACCGCGATCAGCCCGGCAATCGTCATCGGTAATGACGCCGGGCTACCGGCGGTGTTCGGGGCAACCCTCGTCGCCGGCGCACTCACCTGGCTGGTGGCGCCGTGGTTCAGCAAGCTGATGCGGTTCTTCCCGCCGATCGTGACCGGTACGATCATCGCCATCATCGGCTTCTCCATTCTGCCCTCGACCGCCAACCTGATCGCCGGTCCGGATCCCGCGGCAGCCGACTACGGCTCGGCCACCGGGCTGCTGCTCGCCCTGTTCACCATCGTGTTAGTCATCGGACTCGAGCGGTTCGCTCCGCCCGCGGTCGGCCGGTTCGCCATCCTGATCGCGCTCGGCGTCGGCACATTGGTCGCGATACCACTGGGACTGACCGACTTCTCGGGGGTCAAGGACGCCGACCTGGTCGGGTTCGTCCGGCCGTTCGAGTTCGGCCTGCCGACGTTCCCGATCGCCGCGATCATCCCGATGCTGATCGTGCAACTGGTCAACATGGTCGAGTCCGTCGGCGACACCCTCGCGATCGGTCAGATCGTCAACAGAAAGATCGGTCCGAACGAGGTTGCCCGCGCGTTGCGGGCAGACGGGGCCGGCACGGTCTTGGCCGGCGTCTTCGGATCACCCTCGATCGTTACGTTCGGCAACAACGTGGGCTTGGTGACCATCACCAAGGTCATGAGCCGGTTCGTCGTGGCAACCGCGGGAATCTTCCTGATCATCATCAGCCTCCTGCCGAAGCTCGGCACGTTCGTGGCTTCACTCCCTGGCCCCGTGCTGGGCGGCGTCGGAGTCGTCATGTTGGGCACTGTCGGCGCAATCGGCATCAAGATCATCGGCCAGGCCGACCTGACCGACGGGCGCAATCTACTCATTGTCGCCGTCTCGTTCGGATTCGGGCTCCTGCCGGTCGGCGCCCCGCAGCTGTACCAGCACCTGCCCGGCGCGCTCAACATCGTGCTCACAAGTGGTATTGCCGCCGGTGGTATCGCAGCGTTCCTCCTCAACTTGTTGCTGAACGTTCGTCGAGGAAGGGACGTCAATGGGTGA
- a CDS encoding nucleobase:cation symporter-2 family protein, whose protein sequence is MVKKQRSANQSAVDERLPFPSTVLLGMQHILVMYAGVVVVPIIVGASLGLTEEQIADLVSIDLILSGIGTILQALGVWKFGIRMPLVVGAASNGIVPMVLVGEDRGLPTVYGSLLVVGVIWMLIAPFFSRLLRFFPAVVTGTVIALIGLTLIPIGLRLIAGPDPAGPGYGDPKHIGLAALTMFLMVVFYRVFRGLLGQLSILLALVIGSIVGWATGIGSLAGISDGPVIGMMRPFHFGGLEFHVPSILLFLVIVFVLMVEGTGQGLAVGQVVGKKVGPEEITRLLRVDGLMTAISGVFNGFAYTTFGQNIGLIALTKVRSRYPVIVGGVLLVALGIFQPIGRVVAAIPQPVVGAAAVVTFAALAVAGLQILGKVDFNQSSNLVIVMLALGVGLVPAGAPAFYTQFPDWCQIFLKSGVASGTIIAVSLNIVFHVLRRSPPAPEEPVPAEPSRLQEEA, encoded by the coding sequence ATGGTCAAGAAGCAACGCTCCGCGAACCAGTCCGCCGTGGACGAACGACTACCTTTCCCCAGCACGGTACTGCTCGGGATGCAGCACATCCTGGTGATGTACGCCGGCGTCGTCGTCGTGCCGATCATCGTCGGGGCCAGCCTCGGCTTGACCGAGGAACAGATCGCCGACCTGGTCAGCATCGACCTGATCCTGTCCGGAATCGGCACCATCTTGCAGGCCTTGGGCGTGTGGAAGTTCGGCATCCGGATGCCGCTGGTCGTCGGCGCGGCGTCCAATGGAATCGTCCCGATGGTTCTGGTCGGCGAGGACCGCGGCCTGCCCACTGTGTACGGGTCACTGCTCGTGGTCGGCGTGATCTGGATGCTCATTGCACCGTTCTTCAGCCGGCTGCTCCGTTTCTTCCCGGCCGTGGTGACCGGAACCGTCATCGCGTTGATCGGACTGACCCTGATCCCGATCGGCTTGCGGTTGATCGCGGGGCCCGATCCGGCCGGTCCCGGATACGGCGACCCGAAGCACATCGGACTGGCGGCATTGACCATGTTCCTGATGGTCGTGTTCTACCGGGTGTTCCGCGGCCTGCTCGGTCAGCTGTCCATCCTGCTCGCCCTCGTCATCGGCTCGATCGTCGGCTGGGCGACCGGCATCGGCAGCCTGGCCGGCATCTCGGATGGTCCGGTGATCGGGATGATGCGGCCCTTCCATTTCGGCGGGCTTGAGTTCCACGTGCCGTCGATCCTGCTATTCCTGGTGATCGTCTTCGTCCTGATGGTCGAGGGAACCGGTCAGGGGCTCGCGGTCGGTCAGGTGGTCGGCAAGAAGGTCGGCCCGGAGGAGATCACCCGGCTGCTCCGCGTTGACGGGCTGATGACTGCGATCAGCGGTGTGTTCAACGGCTTCGCGTACACAACGTTCGGACAGAACATCGGGCTGATCGCACTCACCAAGGTTCGCAGTCGCTATCCGGTAATCGTCGGCGGCGTGCTCCTGGTCGCGCTCGGAATCTTCCAGCCGATTGGCCGAGTGGTAGCGGCAATTCCACAGCCCGTGGTCGGCGCGGCTGCGGTCGTGACCTTCGCCGCCCTCGCGGTGGCAGGCCTTCAGATCCTCGGTAAGGTCGATTTCAACCAGAGCAGCAACCTGGTGATCGTGATGCTAGCCCTAGGAGTCGGCCTGGTTCCCGCCGGTGCGCCGGCGTTCTACACGCAGTTCCCGGACTGGTGCCAGATCTTCCTGAAGAGCGGCGTCGCCTCGGGCACGATTATCGCCGTCTCGCTGAACATCGTGTTCCACGTCCTTCGCCGAAGCCCCCCGGCTCCTGAAGAGCCTGTTCCCGCAGAACCGTCCCGATTGCAGGAAGAGGCGTGA
- a CDS encoding LacI family DNA-binding transcriptional regulator, whose amino-acid sequence MRRVTRDDVARRARVSPAVVSFVVNNGPRPVAASTRERVLAAIAELGYRPNLVARALRSTRSNTIGLIVPDSGEPYFTELVRAVERATFAQGSLVLLGNSGFSAERERQYAESLSNMRVDGLLLVPAEVDDRNGHPIPDVDVPVVYLNGQPPAGAQAPSVRLDDVGGGRAITDHLLTHGYREVGCLTGQAHTGPVADRARGCLEALSSAGLAPTRVLRTGLDRHSTKREVTAWLEGPQRPQAIVAAADGLAIDVLTVAHELGLRVPTDLAVVGFGATAPAAHSWPTLTTIGRSFDDLATAAVSSLLTSRDSHVLDVHLIPRASCGCAEGRSS is encoded by the coding sequence GTGCGCCGAGTGACCCGCGATGACGTGGCGCGACGAGCTCGGGTCTCCCCAGCCGTCGTCAGCTTCGTTGTCAATAATGGGCCGCGTCCCGTCGCCGCCTCGACCCGGGAGCGCGTCCTGGCCGCCATTGCCGAGCTCGGATACCGACCCAACCTCGTCGCCCGGGCTTTACGCTCCACTCGCAGCAACACCATCGGACTTATCGTTCCGGATAGCGGGGAGCCCTACTTCACCGAGTTGGTGCGCGCAGTCGAACGCGCGACGTTCGCACAGGGGTCGCTCGTACTGCTGGGAAATTCAGGCTTTTCCGCCGAGCGCGAGCGGCAGTACGCCGAATCACTGTCGAACATGCGGGTAGACGGGCTACTACTCGTCCCCGCGGAGGTGGATGACAGGAACGGCCACCCGATTCCGGACGTCGACGTACCCGTCGTCTATCTCAATGGCCAACCGCCGGCCGGGGCACAGGCGCCTTCCGTGCGACTGGACGACGTTGGCGGCGGACGAGCCATCACCGACCACCTGCTGACACACGGCTACAGAGAGGTTGGATGCCTCACCGGACAGGCGCACACCGGCCCGGTGGCCGACCGCGCCCGCGGCTGCCTGGAGGCTCTGAGTAGCGCCGGCCTCGCCCCGACTCGGGTACTGAGGACCGGCCTCGACCGGCACTCAACCAAGCGAGAGGTCACCGCCTGGCTGGAAGGGCCACAGCGCCCACAGGCAATCGTGGCTGCTGCGGATGGCCTGGCAATCGACGTCCTGACCGTGGCCCATGAGCTCGGTTTACGGGTCCCCACCGACCTGGCCGTTGTCGGGTTCGGGGCAACGGCGCCCGCCGCGCACAGCTGGCCCACCCTGACCACGATCGGGCGCTCGTTCGACGACCTGGCGACAGCGGCGGTGTCATCGCTACTCACCAGCCGGGACAGCCACGTCCTCGACGTCCACCTCATCCCGCGGGCGAGCTGTGGATGCGCGGAGGGACGGAGCAGCTAG
- a CDS encoding amidohydrolase family protein yields MIIDTHVHPTNLVDEAWRHTGEPFNGERTLEMMDGPFWLNGKPRRVDVSCIMPPPGNTQWREGNRTGREGIRDYQAYVTSLVQRYPDRFVGNFIYNPRFGPENGAKELEFHVKEHGYKMLKLHANMHSYRPDRALDWLRPAMRVCDELGVIVLIHTGDGPYSIPTQFYPIIREFPNVTFILGHFGIQTGGVYCFEAFWMIQDSTNVIGESGWLLQSRIVEFAKEMKKSKMVFGTDSPPNEPGMWARELEVLCHKPPQGLNLSEDDLEGYLGNNMAKLLGLQPTPPPKDEAQAQAYLRGDITQASATNSHASDYAGYEPTAWAEEAAADAAAVTV; encoded by the coding sequence ATGATCATCGATACCCATGTCCACCCCACTAACCTCGTCGACGAGGCTTGGCGGCACACCGGCGAGCCATTCAACGGCGAACGCACGCTCGAGATGATGGACGGGCCGTTCTGGCTGAATGGCAAGCCGCGTCGCGTCGACGTCAGCTGCATAATGCCCCCGCCGGGGAATACGCAGTGGCGTGAGGGCAATCGAACCGGGCGGGAGGGCATCCGGGATTACCAGGCGTACGTCACCTCCCTGGTGCAGAGGTATCCCGACCGGTTCGTTGGCAACTTCATCTACAATCCCCGGTTCGGTCCGGAGAACGGTGCCAAGGAGCTGGAGTTCCACGTCAAGGAGCACGGGTACAAGATGCTCAAACTCCACGCCAACATGCACTCGTACCGGCCCGACCGGGCGCTCGACTGGCTGCGGCCGGCGATGCGGGTATGTGATGAGCTCGGCGTGATCGTGCTCATTCATACTGGTGACGGACCGTACTCGATCCCGACGCAGTTCTATCCGATCATCAGGGAATTCCCGAACGTCACGTTCATTCTCGGGCACTTCGGAATCCAGACCGGCGGCGTGTACTGCTTCGAGGCGTTCTGGATGATCCAGGACTCGACGAACGTGATCGGGGAGTCCGGCTGGCTGCTTCAGTCGCGGATCGTGGAGTTCGCAAAGGAGATGAAGAAGAGCAAGATGGTTTTCGGCACCGATTCTCCTCCGAACGAGCCGGGAATGTGGGCCCGCGAACTCGAGGTTCTTTGCCACAAGCCGCCGCAGGGACTCAACCTCTCCGAGGACGACCTCGAGGGGTACCTGGGCAACAACATGGCGAAGCTCCTCGGTCTGCAGCCCACGCCCCCGCCGAAGGACGAGGCCCAGGCTCAGGCGTATCTCCGGGGCGACATCACCCAGGCGTCGGCGACGAATTCGCATGCCTCGGACTACGCGGGGTACGAACCAACCGCTTGGGCGGAGGAGGCCGCCGCCGACGCCGCTGCGGTCACCGTCTGA
- a CDS encoding amidohydrolase family protein, which produces MPPASSQIHQQSPAAGEHRCDILLTGAIVLTIDDHRTVHSPGAIAITGNRIAAVGPEIELAGWEATTRIDCAGKALIPGFVDGHNHLYQSLAKGLGEGMSIVPWLCEFMWPYSIAMQPSDAIAGVRLGAIEAARAGITTVIDNHYAPADPETTLAVAETIEQVGLRGAVARGIVGEPSRIAKRRGQPAELFRYSAIDELAITRECIEARPSGEKVAIWPAPLNLTYVEPSLVRGAIELAAELGTRWHTHCCEGSGDPGSYVEEYGQRPVQWLADEGLLDERATLAHAVWLDDSEIDSIAAAGAGVAHNPASNAYLASGTMRLRDLLDRGVPVSLGTDGPSCGHREDMFEAMKLTIFAQRLGTEDPTVVRAEEALELATREGARYAGVDAGILEAGRLADIVAVDLSAPHLNPMHRAVSALVYSAQPSDISWTMVGGEFIYRDGRCLLVDEEAALDDARRHADDVVARAGMTGLLQAWDHGSAS; this is translated from the coding sequence ATGCCACCGGCCAGCTCTCAAATCCATCAGCAATCCCCCGCAGCAGGCGAACATCGATGCGACATCCTGCTCACGGGAGCCATCGTGCTCACGATCGACGACCACAGAACCGTGCATAGCCCGGGCGCCATTGCAATAACCGGCAACAGAATCGCCGCAGTCGGCCCCGAGATCGAACTTGCCGGCTGGGAGGCGACAACCAGGATCGATTGCGCCGGTAAGGCATTGATCCCTGGTTTCGTCGACGGCCATAACCATCTGTACCAATCCCTGGCCAAGGGCTTGGGCGAGGGGATGTCCATCGTCCCCTGGCTCTGTGAATTCATGTGGCCGTACTCGATCGCCATGCAACCGTCCGACGCTATAGCCGGTGTCCGGCTCGGCGCCATCGAGGCAGCCAGGGCGGGCATCACCACGGTGATCGACAATCATTACGCCCCGGCCGACCCGGAGACGACCCTGGCCGTGGCCGAAACGATTGAGCAGGTCGGCCTGCGCGGCGCCGTGGCGCGGGGCATCGTTGGCGAGCCGTCGCGCATCGCCAAGCGGCGTGGGCAGCCCGCCGAGTTGTTCCGGTATTCAGCAATCGACGAGCTGGCGATCACGAGGGAGTGCATTGAGGCCCGGCCGAGCGGTGAGAAGGTTGCCATCTGGCCGGCGCCGCTCAACCTCACCTACGTCGAGCCCTCCCTCGTCCGCGGCGCCATCGAGCTGGCCGCTGAGCTGGGCACCCGCTGGCACACACACTGCTGCGAAGGCAGCGGCGACCCGGGTAGCTATGTCGAGGAATACGGCCAGCGTCCGGTGCAGTGGCTCGCCGACGAGGGACTGCTCGACGAGCGGGCCACCCTCGCGCACGCGGTCTGGCTGGACGACAGCGAGATCGACTCGATCGCGGCGGCCGGTGCCGGTGTGGCGCACAACCCGGCGTCCAACGCCTACCTGGCCTCCGGCACGATGCGTCTGCGCGACCTCCTTGACCGTGGTGTCCCGGTGTCACTCGGCACCGACGGCCCCAGTTGCGGGCATCGCGAAGACATGTTCGAGGCGATGAAGCTCACGATCTTCGCGCAGCGGCTCGGCACCGAGGATCCGACAGTTGTCCGGGCTGAGGAGGCACTGGAGCTCGCCACCCGGGAAGGCGCCCGCTATGCCGGCGTCGACGCCGGCATCCTCGAGGCCGGCCGGCTCGCTGACATCGTCGCGGTCGACCTGTCCGCACCGCATCTGAATCCGATGCACCGCGCCGTGAGCGCCCTGGTCTACTCGGCGCAGCCCAGTGACATCTCATGGACGATGGTCGGCGGCGAATTCATCTACCGAGACGGACGCTGTCTGCTGGTCGATGAGGAGGCGGCGCTGGACGACGCGCGGCGACACGCGGACGACGTCGTCGCCCGCGCCGGGATGACCGGCCTGCTCCAGGCGTGGGACCACGGGAGTGCGTCATGA
- the pucD gene encoding xanthine dehydrogenase subunit D produces the protein MPHTQVRSAETSGVGQIGSSQRRPDAALKVSGQFAYSSDLWMDGMVWATTLRSPHAAARIVAIDTSLALAVPGVRAVLTHEDVPGAKTYGMKVSDQPVLAIDEVRYQGESVALVAADDPEVARQAAKLIRVEYEVLQPVTDPERALEDERPVHQDSNLVRHVKIRRGDMSQARDEAEVVVTGDYEMGMQDQAFLGPESGLAVPTEDGGVELYVSSQWLHKDLEQVAPCLGLEPDRVRLTLAGVGGAFGGKEDLSVHVHACMLALRLGRPVKMVYNRQESFFGHVHRHPARMRFEHGARRDGRLVYVKARLLLDGGAYTSTSPVVIANASYFAAGAYEVPVAEIDGIAVYTNNPPCGAMRGFGAVQSCYGVESNMDRLATALGMDPVELRRLNAMTTGTVLPTGQEVDGPAPVAELLQSLEELPMPPAVDLEADIRALPGGVSNTTHGEGLVRGVGYAVGVKAIGYSGGVDDISTARIRLTVSGGAPVVSVHTAAAECGQGVTTVQAQIVSTELGVSRVVILPADTTIGDAGSASASRMTWMSSGAVQRACRFVAAEILGRAAERVGIPASALTLAEDGVVNAASGEAVVTIAELVDDVIEREAEFHHRKTETIDPETGQGDAHIAFAFAAHRAVVDVDTELGLVRVVELATAQDVGKAMNPIAVEGQIEGGSVQGLGLALMEEILVDSGGLVRNPSFTDYLIPTILDVPSMPIRLFEFPHPDSPYGLNGVGEPPTLSSTPAILNALRDATGLDLPRAPVRPDDIALAGVRTETPRQEGMKK, from the coding sequence ATGCCACACACCCAGGTACGGAGCGCGGAGACCAGCGGCGTCGGCCAGATCGGTTCGAGCCAGAGGCGCCCGGATGCGGCGTTGAAGGTCAGTGGCCAGTTTGCCTACTCATCGGACCTCTGGATGGACGGCATGGTCTGGGCGACCACACTTCGCAGTCCGCATGCTGCGGCCCGGATAGTCGCCATCGACACCAGCCTTGCCCTCGCGGTTCCGGGTGTGCGGGCGGTGCTTACGCATGAGGACGTGCCGGGGGCCAAGACGTATGGGATGAAGGTTTCCGACCAGCCTGTCCTCGCCATCGATGAGGTCCGCTATCAGGGCGAGTCGGTCGCGCTCGTGGCGGCCGATGACCCCGAGGTCGCCCGGCAGGCCGCCAAGCTGATCCGGGTCGAATATGAGGTCCTTCAGCCGGTCACCGATCCGGAACGCGCGCTCGAGGACGAACGACCGGTCCATCAGGACAGCAACCTGGTCAGGCACGTGAAGATCAGGCGCGGCGACATGAGTCAGGCCAGGGACGAGGCCGAGGTGGTTGTCACTGGGGATTACGAGATGGGTATGCAGGATCAGGCATTCCTCGGGCCTGAGTCGGGGCTTGCTGTCCCGACCGAAGACGGAGGAGTCGAGCTCTACGTGTCCAGCCAGTGGCTGCATAAGGATCTCGAGCAGGTTGCCCCGTGCCTCGGCCTGGAGCCGGACCGCGTCCGACTGACTCTCGCCGGCGTAGGTGGAGCGTTCGGCGGCAAAGAGGATCTGTCCGTGCACGTGCATGCCTGCATGCTCGCGCTGCGGTTGGGCAGGCCGGTCAAGATGGTCTACAACCGGCAGGAGTCGTTCTTCGGACACGTGCATCGGCACCCGGCCAGAATGCGGTTCGAGCATGGCGCACGCCGGGACGGGCGGCTCGTCTACGTCAAGGCCAGGCTGCTGCTCGACGGCGGGGCCTACACCTCGACATCTCCGGTCGTCATCGCAAACGCCAGCTACTTTGCCGCCGGTGCGTACGAGGTGCCAGTGGCCGAAATCGACGGCATCGCGGTTTACACCAACAACCCGCCCTGCGGTGCGATGCGCGGTTTCGGAGCGGTGCAGTCCTGCTACGGCGTCGAATCCAATATGGACCGACTGGCGACCGCGCTCGGCATGGATCCGGTGGAGTTGCGCAGACTAAACGCGATGACCACCGGGACTGTGCTCCCGACCGGGCAGGAGGTGGATGGCCCGGCGCCGGTGGCCGAGCTGTTGCAGAGCCTTGAGGAACTGCCGATGCCGCCCGCCGTCGACTTGGAAGCCGACATTCGGGCACTGCCGGGCGGCGTGTCCAACACCACCCATGGCGAAGGGCTGGTGCGAGGGGTGGGCTATGCCGTAGGAGTCAAAGCGATCGGCTACTCCGGCGGCGTGGACGACATCTCCACGGCGCGGATCAGGCTGACGGTGAGCGGTGGCGCTCCCGTGGTCAGCGTGCACACGGCCGCGGCGGAATGCGGTCAGGGGGTGACAACGGTTCAGGCCCAGATCGTCAGTACCGAACTCGGGGTCTCCCGGGTCGTCATCCTGCCTGCCGACACCACGATCGGGGATGCGGGATCGGCATCTGCATCCCGGATGACCTGGATGTCCAGCGGGGCGGTGCAGCGGGCGTGCCGATTTGTCGCGGCCGAGATACTTGGCCGCGCGGCAGAACGCGTGGGCATTCCGGCCTCCGCACTGACGCTCGCGGAGGATGGCGTCGTCAACGCCGCAAGCGGCGAGGCTGTGGTGACGATCGCCGAGCTGGTCGATGACGTGATCGAGCGGGAGGCTGAATTCCACCACCGCAAGACAGAGACGATCGACCCGGAGACCGGACAGGGCGACGCCCACATCGCGTTCGCGTTCGCCGCGCACCGCGCCGTGGTGGATGTCGACACCGAGCTCGGCTTGGTCCGCGTGGTCGAACTGGCCACCGCTCAGGACGTCGGGAAGGCAATGAATCCGATAGCCGTCGAGGGGCAGATCGAGGGCGGCAGCGTGCAGGGCCTCGGTCTGGCTCTGATGGAGGAGATCCTGGTCGACTCCGGCGGGCTGGTGCGCAACCCCTCATTCACCGACTATCTGATCCCGACGATCCTGGACGTCCCGTCGATGCCGATCCGGCTCTTCGAGTTCCCGCACCCGGACTCGCCGTACGGGCTGAACGGCGTCGGCGAGCCACCCACCCTGTCCTCCACCCCGGCGATCCTGAACGCGCTTCGCGACGCGACCGGCCTCGATCTGCCGCGCGCGCCGGTCCGGCCCGACGACATTGCCCTGGCCGGCGTTCGCACAGAGACACCTCGCCAAGAAGGGATGAAGAAATGA